GATATCGGCCGTCCAATACGTCCGCTTCCCGCTGGAGGCGGAGGGACGCGGGCGCATCGCGGCCGGGGCCCCGCTCGCGCTCGCGGTGGCGCATCCGAGCTACCGGGCGCGCACGCTGCTGCCCGAGGCCGTGCGCGCGAGCCTGGCCGCCGACCTGGCCGACCCGGCGGCCGCGGACCGCGCGCTGCGGGAGGTGCGCGATGGCGGCTGAGCGGCCGCGCGCGCGCCGCAGCACGCGCCAGCTCTCGGTCGTGCTCGAGGCCGTGCGCAGCTCCGGGGTCGAGCACCCGAGCGCCGACCGTGTGTTCGCGCGCGTGCGCAAGGTCATGCCGCGCATCAGCCTGGGCACGGTGTACCGCAACCTCCAGCGCCTCGCCGAGGAGGGCCGGATCGGCGTCACCTACCTCGAGGGGCGCGTGGCGCGCTTCGACCCCACGCCCTCGACGCACGACCACTTCGTGTGCGAGGGCTGCGGCCGGATCGAGGACCTGGCGCCGAGCCGCCCCCTCGCCGGGCTGCGCGCCGTGCGCCGCGCCGGCCATCTGGTCACGTCGCACGCGTACGTGCTCTCGGGGCGCTGCCGCGCGTGCCGCACCAGGGCGGCGTCATGACGCTGCCCGAGGTCATCCCGGTCTTCCCTCTCCCGAACGTCGTCTTCTTCCCGCGCATGCCGCTCCCGCTCCACATCTTCGAGCCGCGCTACCGCGCCATGGTGCGCGAAGTCGCGCGCGGCGCGCGTCTCATCGGCATGGCGCTCCTGCGCGGCGACTGGCAGCGGGACTACTACGGCCGCCCGCCCATCTTCGCGACCGGCACGGTGGGCGAGATGGTGCACGTCGAGGAGCTGCCCGAGGGCCGCTTCAACATCGTGCTGCGCGGGCTGCGCGAGTACGCGATCGTACGCGAGCTCGAGCGCGCCGCCTACCGCGAGGCGGTGGTCGCATGGCGCGCGGCCGACCCCGCGCCGCTCCCGCCCGGCCTGCGCGAGGGTGTCGGTGCGCTGGTGCGCCGTTACCTCGTGCTGCGCGGCAAGGCGGTGGGCGAGGAGGACCTGCTGCGCGGCAGCGTCGACGACGAGACCTTCGTCAACTTCCTCGCCCAGCACCTCGACGTCGAGCCGCTCGACAAGCAGGCGCTCCTCGAGGCGGCGACGCTCGCCGAGCGCGCGCGTCGTCTCGCCGACGTGCTCGAGTTCCGGCTCGAGGAGCTGCGCCTCCAC
This DNA window, taken from Deltaproteobacteria bacterium, encodes the following:
- a CDS encoding transcriptional repressor gives rise to the protein MAAERPRARRSTRQLSVVLEAVRSSGVEHPSADRVFARVRKVMPRISLGTVYRNLQRLAEEGRIGVTYLEGRVARFDPTPSTHDHFVCEGCGRIEDLAPSRPLAGLRAVRRAGHLVTSHAYVLSGRCRACRTRAAS
- a CDS encoding ATP-dependent protease; its protein translation is MPHQGGVMTLPEVIPVFPLPNVVFFPRMPLPLHIFEPRYRAMVREVARGARLIGMALLRGDWQRDYYGRPPIFATGTVGEMVHVEELPEGRFNIVLRGLREYAIVRELERAAYREAVVAWRAADPAPLPPGLREGVGALVRRYLVLRGKAVGEEDLLRGSVDDETFVNFLAQHLDVEPLDKQALLEAATLAERARRLADVLEFRLEELRLHPGGTPGRAH